The Osmia bicornis bicornis chromosome 9, iOsmBic2.1, whole genome shotgun sequence genome has a segment encoding these proteins:
- the LOC114877490 gene encoding copper homeostasis protein cutC homolog isoform X1: MEICIDSMESARNAIEGGASRLEICSALSEGGLTPTAGLLKKIKSFSPIPIYAMLRTRSGNFVYSKEEMDVMLEDLKILKHHGTDGFVFGALTSNDEIDIESCRIVLSAAQPLPVTFHRAFDEVIDPLKSLETLIDLGFERVLTSGQKDTAVEGLELIKKLVERAQQRIIVMPGSGIAKDNILRIKMESGAKEFHASAKNRITSGGRNKIKIGASKDSCIMVSTTWRVKRNWGNFPQDEKLKYLSICNH; encoded by the exons ATGGAGATCTGCATTGATTCGATGGAATCAGCGCGAAACGCGATCGAAGGTGGTGCAAGCAGGTTGGAAATATGTTCTGCTCTATCCGAAGGTGGCTTAACCCCCACAGCTGgtctattaaaaaaaattaaaagctttTCACCTATACCCATTTACGCCATGCTTCGAACACGATCTGGTAACTTtgtttattcgaaagaggaaatgGACGTGATGTtagaagatttaaaaattttgaaacatcACGGAACCGATGGTTTCGTGTTTGGAGCATTGACGTCAAACGATGAAATAGATATAGAATCCTGTAGAATCGTCCTTTCTGCTGCCCAACCATTGCCTGTAACATTCCATCGAGCCTTCGACGAAGTGATCGATCCTTTAAAATCCTTGGAAACATTAATTGATCTTGGTTTCGAGAGAGTTCTGACATCCGGTCAGAAGGATACCGCCGTGGAAGGATTAGAGTTGATAAAAAAACTCGTTGAAAGAGCACAGCAGAGAATAATCGTGATGCCAGGTTCCGGTATCGCTAAAGATAATATTTTAAGGATAAAAATGGAGTCTGGAGCGAAGGAATTTCATGCGTCAGCTAAGAATAGAATAACTTCTGgtggaagaaataaaattaaaattggagctAGCAAAGACAGCTGTATAATG GTCTCCACAACTTGGCGAGTCAAAAGAAACTGGGGTAATTTTCCTCAGGATGAAAAGCTAAAATACTTATCTATATGCAATCATTGA
- the LOC114877490 gene encoding copper homeostasis protein cutC homolog isoform X2: protein MEICIDSMESARNAIEGGASRLEICSALSEGGLTPTAGLLKKIKSFSPIPIYAMLRTRSGNFVYSKEEMDVMLEDLKILKHHGTDGFVFGALTSNDEIDIESCRIVLSAAQPLPVTFHRAFDEVIDPLKSLETLIDLGFERVLTSGQKDTAVEGLELIKKLVERAQQRIIVMPGSGIAKDNILRIKMESGAKEFHASAKNRITSGGRNKIKIGASKDSCIMVTDKKLVEEMVEIIMNRI, encoded by the coding sequence ATGGAGATCTGCATTGATTCGATGGAATCAGCGCGAAACGCGATCGAAGGTGGTGCAAGCAGGTTGGAAATATGTTCTGCTCTATCCGAAGGTGGCTTAACCCCCACAGCTGgtctattaaaaaaaattaaaagctttTCACCTATACCCATTTACGCCATGCTTCGAACACGATCTGGTAACTTtgtttattcgaaagaggaaatgGACGTGATGTtagaagatttaaaaattttgaaacatcACGGAACCGATGGTTTCGTGTTTGGAGCATTGACGTCAAACGATGAAATAGATATAGAATCCTGTAGAATCGTCCTTTCTGCTGCCCAACCATTGCCTGTAACATTCCATCGAGCCTTCGACGAAGTGATCGATCCTTTAAAATCCTTGGAAACATTAATTGATCTTGGTTTCGAGAGAGTTCTGACATCCGGTCAGAAGGATACCGCCGTGGAAGGATTAGAGTTGATAAAAAAACTCGTTGAAAGAGCACAGCAGAGAATAATCGTGATGCCAGGTTCCGGTATCGCTAAAGATAATATTTTAAGGATAAAAATGGAGTCTGGAGCGAAGGAATTTCATGCGTCAGCTAAGAATAGAATAACTTCTGgtggaagaaataaaattaaaattggagctAGCAAAGACAGCTGTATAATGGTAACCGACAAGAAATTAGTTGAAGAAATGgttgaaattataatgaaCAGAATATAA